A genomic window from Candidatus Hydrogenedentota bacterium includes:
- a CDS encoding type II toxin-antitoxin system RelE/ParE family toxin has translation MKELSFEFDTRKRLKAFPYDVRREVAHALYEAQRGGKHEKVKVLTGFHGAGVLEIRDRYEGCAYRVFYTTLIPSRICILHAVKKKSKRGISTPKQELDLLRQRLIATREKYGG, from the coding sequence ATGAAGGAACTGTCATTCGAATTTGATACCCGAAAGCGTCTGAAAGCGTTCCCCTATGATGTCCGACGAGAGGTAGCACATGCACTATACGAGGCACAGCGAGGCGGAAAACACGAGAAGGTAAAGGTCCTCACCGGGTTTCATGGCGCGGGCGTACTGGAGATCCGGGACCGGTACGAGGGTTGTGCCTATCGCGTTTTCTATACGACGCTGATCCCATCTCGAATATGTATTTTGCACGCGGTTAAGAAGAAGTCGAAGCGAGGAATCTCCACGCCCAAACAAGAACTTGACCTGCTCCGGCAACGCTTGATCGCGACCAGAGAGAAATATGGCGGTTGA
- a CDS encoding XRE family transcriptional regulator: protein MVERCGNVFADLGIRNPELARLKADVAIEIKAAIERRGITQKEAGKLLGLPAQKVSDIVCGRLKGYTLDRLFTYLNRLDIDVYVRMASKPARREKAELRAV from the coding sequence ATGGTGGAGCGTTGTGGGAACGTTTTTGCGGACTTGGGAATCAGAAATCCCGAGCTGGCAAGACTGAAGGCCGATGTCGCCATCGAAATAAAAGCGGCCATCGAACGTCGGGGGATTACCCAGAAAGAGGCCGGGAAACTCCTCGGCCTGCCGGCGCAAAAGGTAAGCGATATCGTCTGCGGGCGCCTGAAAGGCTATACCCTCGATCGCCTTTTCACCTACCTGAACCGCTTGGACATCGACGTGTACGTCAGGATGGCTTCCAAGCCGGCGCGGCGCGAGAAGGCCGAATTGCGGGCTGTTTAA